A genomic region of Gemmata massiliana contains the following coding sequences:
- a CDS encoding BBP7 family outer membrane beta-barrel protein translates to MRRILLGGLGIALGVFAHPAFAQQPASTGTKSPRAAAFGRPSAIPDPQPDSGITQTGLRNSISRPTTTSVPGSYPPSSSYAPGNFGTPTPVISQPPTGVVLGEMPMTQPMTPGALTQPRAVPGTPSITESRDPTRRIPTGSLPSEGVVVPSVAPGFDCPVGTDDPFYNANQQHGPFDRLASTRRSWWLTSEVLLWWNRGSQVPPLVTTSSPQFNGIIGQGDTRVLLGGSFGDTYHVGGRIGAGYWFGENECRGIDARVFWVAPTTATFSANTNQYPLLARPFFNINGTLSDPNFGFGQSSEVIAGPGVAIGSVTAAMKSTVWGGELNYRRYLIGDSTARIDLLAGYRYLDVTEQLTITERFARTADSDPNVGIPAISGVINDSFRTENQFHGGQIGIAGTFQRGRWSLDPRATVAFGTVHQTVEINGSQALTFANGLTTTTPGGLLAVPGANIGRFSQDKFAVVPEVGLNVGWQATERLKLFLGYNFLYLSSAVRPGEAIDTRLDAARVPNLLPPGSGSPLVSPIRPQPQFSTSGYFIQGISFGFAFKW, encoded by the coding sequence CCCGACCCGCAGCCCGATTCGGGCATCACACAAACCGGGTTGCGCAACAGCATATCCCGGCCGACTACGACCAGCGTGCCCGGTAGCTACCCCCCGAGTAGCTCCTACGCGCCCGGCAACTTCGGCACCCCCACACCGGTCATTTCGCAGCCGCCCACGGGCGTCGTGTTGGGCGAAATGCCGATGACTCAGCCGATGACACCCGGCGCGCTGACGCAGCCGCGTGCCGTTCCGGGCACGCCGAGCATCACCGAGTCGCGCGACCCGACCAGGCGCATCCCCACCGGGAGCCTTCCCAGTGAGGGCGTTGTGGTTCCGTCTGTTGCGCCCGGCTTCGACTGCCCGGTGGGGACGGACGATCCGTTCTACAACGCGAACCAGCAGCACGGCCCCTTCGATCGCCTGGCCAGCACCCGAAGGTCGTGGTGGTTGACCTCAGAAGTGCTGCTGTGGTGGAACCGCGGCAGTCAGGTGCCGCCGCTGGTGACGACCAGTTCGCCGCAATTTAACGGCATCATCGGTCAGGGCGACACGCGGGTGCTGCTCGGCGGGTCGTTCGGTGACACCTACCACGTCGGCGGGCGCATCGGGGCCGGCTACTGGTTCGGCGAAAACGAGTGCCGCGGGATCGACGCCCGCGTGTTCTGGGTCGCGCCGACCACGGCGACGTTCTCGGCGAACACCAATCAGTACCCGCTGCTGGCGCGGCCGTTCTTCAACATCAACGGCACGCTCTCGGACCCGAACTTTGGGTTCGGCCAGTCGTCAGAAGTGATCGCTGGTCCCGGCGTCGCGATCGGCAGCGTCACCGCCGCCATGAAGAGCACCGTGTGGGGCGGGGAACTCAACTACCGGCGCTACCTCATCGGGGACTCGACCGCGCGGATCGACCTGCTCGCCGGTTACCGCTACTTGGATGTGACCGAGCAGCTCACGATCACCGAGCGGTTCGCGCGCACCGCGGACTCGGACCCGAACGTCGGCATCCCGGCGATCTCGGGCGTGATTAACGACTCGTTCCGCACCGAGAACCAGTTCCACGGTGGTCAGATCGGGATCGCGGGGACGTTCCAGCGCGGGCGCTGGTCGCTCGATCCGCGTGCGACGGTCGCGTTCGGTACCGTTCACCAGACGGTGGAAATTAACGGCTCTCAGGCGCTGACGTTCGCGAACGGCCTGACGACCACGACACCCGGCGGGTTGCTCGCGGTGCCCGGGGCGAACATCGGGCGCTTCAGCCAGGACAAGTTCGCGGTCGTGCCCGAGGTCGGGCTGAACGTCGGATGGCAGGCCACGGAGCGCCTGAAACTGTTCCTCGGCTACAACTTCCTGTACCTGAGCAGCGCGGTGCGTCCGGGCGAGGCGATCGACACCCGGCTCGACGCGGCCCGCGTACCGAACCTGCTCCCGCCGGGGTCCGGGTCGCCGCTGGTCAGCCCGATCCGTCCGCAGCCGCAATTCAGCACGAGCGGCTACTTCATCCAGGGCATCAGCTTCGGCTTCGCGTTCAAATGGTGA
- a CDS encoding sigma-70 family RNA polymerase sigma factor, with protein MNRMTHNDELNDQPVNELPHDERVPQDEREDSDDDLADDSEESDEDTALEPEEASGDSEAASEDEYAGGPDDALGLYLRQMGSIPLLNRERELALAKRLEHHRNRFRSAALLCPRLLVRVLEKFEQIAAGQTPIDPNIDAYSSADLRLTRAQILARLGTDLPTLRVLLGQDSVVFAAGVRDEFRGDHSAWQRDRFHRLAKCRRLVSELSPRTELLERWTDELNDLADELKHLAIAQSEVGCPADRIKQTKLLRDAECGASMTTDELAALIRVLRKRRLAYQAVRKELAEANLRLVVSIAKNYRNRGLPFSDLIQEGNRGLMRAVDKYEWRLEFKFGTYATWWIRQGITRALHDNARTVRVPCHQISLLSRMEKTRGELTAATGREPTTEELAAALDIKPEDARSLRIVGRHPVSLNDAVGGEGERALEDFLSDGQIPNPGEHVDANLLKERIGEVLKSLAPREREVIELRFGLKDGTPRTLDEVAKQYGITRERIRQIEARGLLKLRQPTRSCRLEEFADENE; from the coding sequence ATGAACCGTATGACGCACAACGACGAACTGAACGACCAACCCGTGAACGAACTGCCGCACGACGAACGTGTGCCGCAGGACGAGCGCGAGGATTCGGACGACGATTTGGCCGACGACAGTGAGGAGTCGGACGAAGATACCGCACTCGAACCGGAAGAGGCGAGTGGCGACAGCGAAGCCGCGAGCGAAGACGAGTACGCGGGCGGACCGGACGACGCGCTCGGGCTGTACCTCCGGCAGATGGGTTCCATTCCGTTGCTCAACCGCGAACGCGAACTCGCGCTGGCGAAGCGCCTGGAGCACCACCGGAACCGGTTCCGCAGCGCGGCACTATTGTGCCCGCGTTTGCTCGTCCGGGTGTTGGAGAAATTCGAGCAGATCGCGGCCGGCCAGACGCCGATCGACCCGAACATTGACGCTTACTCCTCCGCGGACCTGCGCCTCACCCGGGCACAGATCCTCGCCCGCCTCGGCACCGACCTCCCGACGCTCCGTGTGCTGCTCGGTCAGGACAGCGTGGTGTTCGCGGCCGGCGTCCGGGACGAGTTCCGCGGCGACCACAGCGCGTGGCAGCGCGACCGGTTCCACCGGCTCGCTAAGTGCCGCCGGCTCGTGAGCGAACTGTCGCCGCGAACGGAGCTCCTGGAACGCTGGACGGACGAACTGAACGATCTCGCGGACGAACTGAAACATCTGGCGATCGCGCAGAGCGAAGTCGGGTGCCCGGCCGACCGCATCAAACAGACCAAGTTGCTCCGCGACGCCGAGTGCGGTGCGTCGATGACGACCGACGAACTGGCGGCGCTGATCCGCGTGCTGCGGAAGCGCCGGCTGGCGTACCAAGCGGTGCGGAAGGAACTGGCGGAAGCGAACCTCCGACTCGTCGTCTCGATCGCCAAGAACTACCGCAACCGCGGGCTGCCGTTCTCTGACCTCATTCAAGAGGGTAACCGCGGGCTGATGCGGGCCGTGGACAAGTACGAGTGGCGGCTGGAGTTTAAATTCGGCACCTACGCGACGTGGTGGATTCGGCAGGGGATCACCCGGGCGCTGCACGACAACGCTCGGACGGTTCGCGTGCCGTGCCACCAGATCAGCCTGTTGTCGCGTATGGAGAAGACGCGAGGTGAACTCACGGCCGCAACCGGTCGCGAGCCGACCACCGAGGAACTGGCCGCAGCACTGGATATCAAGCCCGAGGACGCCCGCAGCCTGCGAATCGTCGGCCGGCACCCGGTAAGTCTGAACGACGCGGTTGGTGGAGAGGGCGAACGTGCTCTCGAAGACTTCCTGAGCGATGGTCAGATCCCGAATCCCGGCGAGCACGTCGACGCGAATCTGCTGAAGGAACGCATCGGCGAAGTGCTGAAGAGCTTGGCGCCCCGGGAACGCGAAGTGATCGAACTGCGGTTCGGTCTGAAGGACGGCACCCCGCGCACGCTCGACGAAGTGGCCAAGCAGTACGGCATCACGCGCGAACGCATCCGTCAAATCGAGGCTCGCGGGTTGCTAAAGCTCCGCCAGCCGACGCGCTCGTGCCGGCTCGAAGAGTTCGCCGACGAGAACGAATAA